One genomic window of Salmo salar chromosome ssa12, Ssal_v3.1, whole genome shotgun sequence includes the following:
- the LOC106592651 gene encoding zinc finger protein 501-like, whose product MSSLSFSLVKEEEEEEEEEVYWTEKEVVVKEEEEEDISVKQEVEGEAVTVKEEEEDVTVKEVEDSFRVKEEEDVTVKEEEEDAVFGVKEEEGKITVTSKDEKGEEKEAETGDQINTRERRDYRGSSGEPQQPHDADEAEKSLSRSEHRKKPQRRSTGRKPHRCPDCGKNFTSSTELKIHHRIHTGEKPYSCTDCLKRFSQLGNLTKHQLTHTGEKPYHCSDCERTFSTSQRLKLHQRTHTGEKPYHCSDCGKSLTSSSELIIHQRTHTGERPYGCDQCGKRFTQSSNLTVHKRVHTGEKPYRCSNCGMSFTTSSYLITHQRTHTGEKPYSCDQCGKSFTQPSHLIVHQRIHTGEKPYHCSDCGKGFVRSSHLKSHQRTHTGEKPHHCSECGKSFALLDILIVHQRTHTGEKPYRCSDCGKRCTTSSNLISHKRTHTGEKPYHCSDCGTSCSTSSNLAVHQRTHTGEKPYSCDQCEKRYSHSSSLIKHQKIHSGDPQSVE is encoded by the exons ATGAGTTCACTTAGCTTCTCtcttgttaaagaagaggaggaggaagaggaagaggaggtctactggacggagaaagaagttgttgtgaaagaggaggaagaggaggatatctcagtaaaacaagaagtagaaggtgaggctgttacagtgaaagaagaagaggaagacgttacagtgaaagaagtgGAAGactcgttcagagtgaaagaggaggaggatgttacagtaaaagaagaggaggaagatgcagtttttggagtgaaagaggaggagggaaagataACTGTCACATCGAAAGACGAGAAGGGAGAAGAAAAGGAGGCAGAGACAGGAGATcagattaacacca gagagagacgggactatcgcggatcctctggggagcctcaacaacctcatgatgctgacgaggcagagaagagtctctccagatcagaacaccgcAAGAAACCCCAGCGGAGATCCACAGGGAGGAAACCTCACCGCTGCCCTGACTGTGGGAAGAATTTCACCTCTTCAacagaacttaaaatacaccacagaatccatacaggagagaaaccttatagctgcacTGACTGTTTGAAGAGATTTTCTCAACTAGGGAACCTGACAAAACACCAgttgacacacacaggagagaagccttaccactgctctgacTGCGAGAGGACCTTTTCAACATCACAGCGTTTAAAGCttcaccagcgaacacacactggagagaagccttaccactgctcagaTTGTGGGAAAAGCTTAACCTCCTCAAGTGAACTgattatacaccagagaacacatacaggagagaggccttatggctgtgatcaatgcGGGAAGCGATTCACTCAGTCATCAAACCTGACTGTACACAAGAgagtacacactggagagaagccttatcgcTGCTCGAACTGTGGAATGAGCTTTACTACCTCAAGCTATctgataacacaccagagaacacatacaggagagaagccttatagctgtgatcaatgtgggaagagttttactcagccaaGTCACCTGattgtacaccagagaatacacacaggagagaaaccttaccactgctctgactgtgggaagggTTTTGTTAGATCATCACATTTAAAAtctcaccagagaacacacacaggagagaagcctcaccACTGctctgaatgtgggaagagttttgcctTATTAGACATACTGATagtacatcagagaacacacactggtgAAAAGCCTTACCGCTGCtcagactgtgggaagagatgtaCTACCTCAAGTAACCTGATATCACACAAGAGAacccacactggagagaaaccttaccacTGCTCTGACTGCGGGACGAGTTGTTCTACCTCAAGCAACCTggcagtacaccagagaacacacactggagaaaagccttatagctgtgatcagtgtgagaaGAGATACTCTCATTCAAgttctctgattaaacatcagaaaatacactCAGGAGATCCACAGAGTGTGGAATga